The following are from one region of the Rhea pennata isolate bPtePen1 chromosome 28, bPtePen1.pri, whole genome shotgun sequence genome:
- the BAG4 gene encoding BAG family molecular chaperone regulator 4 encodes MEPRGCAPGRGAAQAPPWPPGPYCAAAAGGGWERAGAAQGVDSPYTNGTYGTPYPSAPGSAPRYTSLPQTQTYYSSGPPRTPYPAESPGLYRPPSPAPPWSYSPPDCPSEGSSLRQQQVPGYSSPQTPGMPVPQYPYGEANTGVTPQGPTPQPRPQEESWAPSAVYGMQPRYGWHAASAQGNPFVSESHPSWTGSGVPPCPPSRDSKDSAYDKSEQSANQQNYYSDVSHQHSGTMNDHKATPFNAKPSLSNPKVQYSAQPQMYDNVTRKLSAGHQEAGCKAGDQSSTNSAPIPPEIQRILHVTEEAEQLEQEVDEFVGKKTDKSYRLLEEMLTKLLLELDSIETGGQDSVRQARKEAVHRIQAILEKLERKGL; translated from the exons aTGGAGCCCCGCGGGtgcgcgccgggccgcggcgccgcgcaggcCCCGCCGTGGCCCCCCGGGCCCTactgcgcggcggcggcgggcggcggctgggagcgcgcgggcgccgcgcag GGAGTGGATTCTCCCTACACGAATGGCACGTATGGCACCCCGTACCCCTCAGCTCCTGGATCTGCTCCACGCTACACCAGCCTGCCGCAAACACAGACTTACTATTCCTCCGGGCCTCCACGGACCCCCTACCCTGCGGAGTCCCCGGGCTTGTACAGGCCCCCTTCGCCCGCTCCTCCTTGGAGCTACAGCCCACCAGACTGCCCATCAGAAGGCTCCTCTCTTAGGCAACAGCAAGTTCCTGGGTACTCCTCACCACAG ACTCCAGGAATGCCTGTCCCACAGTATCCCTACGGAGAAGCCAACACAGGCGTTACCCCGCAGGGGCCCACACCACAGCCCAGACCCCAGGAGGAATCGTGGGCTCCCTCCGCAGTCTATGGGATGCAGCCGCGTTACGGGTGGCATGCTGCTTCGGCACAAGGGAACCCGTTCGTCTCCGAATCGCATCCATCCTGGACTGGCAGTGGAGTCCCTCCTTGCCCTCCCTCTCGGGACTCAAAG GATTCTGCTTATGACAAATCCGAGCAAAGTGCAAACCAGCAGAACTACTATTCTGATGTCAGTCACCAGCACTCTGGGACAATGAATGATCACAAGGCGACTCCATTCAATGCCAAGCCATCCCTTTCAAACCCCAAAGTGCAGTACAGTGCACAGCCCCAAATGTATGATAATGTAACTCGGAAACTTTCAGCTGGGCATCAGGAGGCAGGCTGTAAAGCTGGTGACCAATCTTCAACAAATTCAGCACCCATCCCACCAGAGATTCAGAGAATCCTACACGTTACAGAGGAGGCTGAACAACTAGAACAAGAAGTGGATGAATTTGTaggaaaaaagacagataaATCCTACCGTCTTCTGGAAGAGATGTTGACCAAGTTGCTGTTGGAACTGGATTCCATAGAGACTGGTGGTCAGGACAGTGTTCGGCAGGCTAGGAAAGAAGCTGTCCACAGAATTCAGGCCATACTggaaaaactggaaagaaagggACTGTGA